One Pyrus communis chromosome 13, drPyrComm1.1, whole genome shotgun sequence genomic window carries:
- the LOC137712951 gene encoding probable mediator of RNA polymerase II transcription subunit 26b, whose amino-acid sequence MATNSGSLNYWRDYFRTANSDIFDIIDHAIMVAASDCPTELRLRRDRIAERLFSSRLTRWCSGCEKQVELATVPGGDGEEHDDEGGSDDVHRGCKSGFDGGGGEVEGGGSKESKVNSSSRDDEGGLSSDSYGLAEALTDEIEQESQTLGEVFRIRDMFLDYEQESDTVLFDSLRKLQLMALNVETLEATEIGKAVSGLKKHGSKQIRHLARELVSGWKDMVDEWVNATAAIPSTKTMSDSVNPSFDDEEGLPSPPLDEAFLANQTTTIELSQFFDGMDDDGNPRNNGEFTEYRENGRKREVEKENTIKQKQQYSNEANVLPKGNKNEQVKKREVVKPNKPSNTHYGPSRPPKVSMDQKVNSETKIEQKTDKVAIQKRQHAGQQNKFKGSDEVAVQVKLEATKRKLQERYQQAENAKRQRTVQVMELHDLPKQGLARRNPHGRPGNQNRHWAHGRR is encoded by the exons ATGGCGACCAACTCCGGGTCACTGAATTATTGGAGGGATTACTTTCGGACTGCAAACTCTGATATTTTTGATATAATCGACCACGCGATCATGGTGGCGGCTTCTGATTGCCCCACGGAGTTGAGATTGCGGCGGGATCGGATAGCAGAGCGGTTGTTTTCCAGCAGATTGACCCGGTGGTGTTCGGGTTGCGAAAAACAAGTCGAATTGGCCACCGTGCCTGGCGGCGATGGAGAAGAACATGACGACGAAGGCGGCAGCGACGATGTGCACAGAGGGTGTAAAAGTGGGTTTGACGGAGGTGGAGGGGAAGTCGAGGGCGGTGGCAGTAAAGAGAGCAAGGTGAATAGCAGCAGCAGAGATGATGAGGGCGGGCTTAGCAGCGACAGCTATGGATTGGCTGAGGCTTTGACAGATGAGATTGAGCAAGAGTCTCAAACTCTTGGGGAGGTCTTCAGGATTAGAGACATGTTTCTTGATTACGAACAAGAG TCTGATACGGTATTGTTCGACTCTTTGAGGAAGCTTCAGTTGATGGCTCTGAATGTGGAGACTCTCGAG GCAACTGAAATTGGAAAGGCGGTTAGTGGTCTCAAAAAGCATGGATCAAAGCAGATTCGTCATCTTGCTCGAGAGCTTGTCTC AGGTTGGAAAGACATGGTAGATGAATGGGTCAATGCTACAGCAGCTATTCCCA GCACAAAAACTATGTCAGATTCTGTTAATCCATCttttgatgatgaagaaggactACCATCTCCTCCTCTTGATGAAGCTTTCCTTGCTAATCAAACCACCACAATAGAACTCTCTCAG TTCTTTGACGGCATGGATGATGATGGAA ATCCTCGAAACAACGGGGAATTCACTGAGTACCGTGAAAatggaagaaagcgagaagtgGAGAAAGAAAATACTATTAAGCAGAAAcaacaatattcaaatgaggCAAATGTGCTTCCCAAGGGAAACAAGAATGAACAAGTGAAGAAACGAGAAGTTGTGAAGCCAAATAAGCCCTCAAACACTCACTATGGGCCTAGCAGACCTCCCAAAGTTAGTATGGATCAAAAGGTCAACAGTGAAACAAAGATCGAGCAAAAAACAGATAAGGTTGCCATTCAAAAGAGGCAACACGCTGGTCAGCAAAAT AAATTCAAGGGTTCAGATGAAGTTGCAGTCCAAGTGAAACTCGAAGCCACAAAAAGGAAACTCCAAGAGCGTTATCAACAAGCTGAGAACG CCAAGAGACAAAGGACAGTACAGGTTATGGAGTTGCATGATCTCCCCAAGCAAGGGCTTGCCCGTAGGAATCCACATGGGAGACCTGGAAACCAAAATCGGCATTGGGCTCATGGACGGAGATAA